A segment of the Commensalibacter oyaizuii genome:
ACAATAACGACAACGCGTTAAACTAGAGCTACTATATGACCCCATCTCTAATGAATCTCAAGTTTTTTTTTAAAATTTTCAAAAAAAAATTTTTTTCTCGCTAAAATCGATCTGATTTTATGCCATTAATTATACTTAATTTAACATATATTATAAAGAATTTGCACATTTTACATTTTTCGCTTGGCGTAATCGATAGTTGATATTATAACGCTAACCATCTGAAAATAAGAAAATTTTCAATTCCATGTGCAAAAATAGGTGCATAATGAGTACGTTACCATTAGATCCAGACTATAAGCCTTCTGATGACGAAGAATTTATGAACCCTCGTCAACAGGAATACTTTAAACAGAAACTAGAGAAATGGCGCGATTCACTTTTACAAAACTCAACTGAGGCGCTTAATCATCTTTCAGAAGATCGTCCAACGGATATTGATCTTAATGACCGTGCTAGTTCTGAAACAGATCGTGCCCTAGAGTTACGCACCCATGATCGTGCAAGAAAGCTGCTAAATAAAATTGATCATGCCCTTCGCAAAATCGAGGAAGGAAGCTATGGATATTGTGAAGCAACAGGCGAACCCATCAGTCTTAAAAGACTAGAAGCAAGACCAGTGGCTACCTTGTCCATCGAAGCACAAGAACAACATGAAAGAAAAGAGAAAATATACAGAGATGATCTGCCTGTAGACTAATTTCCACAATGCTCTTTGACGAAAGAGCATTGCTTTTACTTTCTATATTACATATTATCTAACAAGCGCACTGATCCCAATCTTGCTGCAGTGATTAGACGTGAATCGTGTTTCCATTCTGATATTTCATGCAAGGATGAACCATCTACTGCTGCAAAATAATCAACCTCAAATCCTTCTTTTGTTAATTCTTCAACAGCCTGTTTCAATACGTCACAAATGTTTTTTCCAGACTGTATATGTTGATGACTTTGTTTTAAAACTTTATATAATAATGCTGCTTTTTGTTGTTCTTCTCTAGACAAAAAACGGTTCCTTGATGATTTGGCTAAACCATCATCTTCACGCACAGTTGGAACACCAAAAACTGAAATCGGTATTCCTAAATCAGCAACCATTCTTCTGATCACTTGTAGTTGTTGCCAATCTTTTTCACCAAAACAAGCAAGGTTTGGTTTTATCAAAGAAAATAAGCGGTATACAACAGTTGCAACCCCTGAAAAATGTCCAGGACGTTTTGCACCCTCCCATAACAATGCAGGTCCATCAACGACAATATGTGTTGCAAAATTTTGAGGATAAATATCACCAGCTCTGGGCAACCATACTAAATCAACATCATGCTGTTTTAATAAATTAATATCTTGATCTTCAGTTTTTGGGTATCTTACGAAGTCTTCGGGTTGATCGAATTGTAACTCGTTAATGAAAATCGTAACAATACAGTAATGC
Coding sequences within it:
- the dksA gene encoding RNA polymerase-binding protein DksA; translated protein: MSTLPLDPDYKPSDDEEFMNPRQQEYFKQKLEKWRDSLLQNSTEALNHLSEDRPTDIDLNDRASSETDRALELRTHDRARKLLNKIDHALRKIEEGSYGYCEATGEPISLKRLEARPVATLSIEAQEQHERKEKIYRDDLPVD
- the panC gene encoding pantoate--beta-alanine ligase, whose amino-acid sequence is MIVARNLQEFLQARSSLKEYSIALVPTMGALHEGHLALIKRSKELAHYCIVTIFINELQFDQPEDFVRYPKTEDQDINLLKQHDVDLVWLPRAGDIYPQNFATHIVVDGPALLWEGAKRPGHFSGVATVVYRLFSLIKPNLACFGEKDWQQLQVIRRMVADLGIPISVFGVPTVREDDGLAKSSRNRFLSREEQQKAALLYKVLKQSHQHIQSGKNICDVLKQAVEELTKEGFEVDYFAAVDGSSLHEISEWKHDSRLITAARLGSVRLLDNM